The following proteins are co-located in the Siansivirga zeaxanthinifaciens CC-SAMT-1 genome:
- a CDS encoding uracil-DNA glycosylase, with protein sequence MNLNLPQSWKPYLQTEFKKDYFKDLLSFVDSEYQNNTCFPLEKDVFNAFKYCSFQDVKVVILGQDPYHDIGQANGLCFSVNDHIKHPPSLVNIFKEIESDLDVEYPKNGNLLRWAKQGVLLLNATLTVRAHQAGSHQNKGWEIFTDTVIKIINDNKEHVVFLLWGGYAKKKIKLINTNKHHVLTSGHPSPLSANRGYWFGNKHFSQTNNVLSSAGLDIIEW encoded by the coding sequence ATGAATTTGAATCTACCTCAAAGTTGGAAACCTTACTTACAAACAGAATTTAAAAAAGATTATTTCAAAGATTTATTATCTTTTGTTGATAGTGAATATCAAAATAATACCTGTTTTCCACTAGAAAAAGATGTTTTCAACGCTTTTAAATATTGTTCTTTTCAAGATGTAAAAGTGGTAATCTTAGGACAAGACCCATACCACGATATTGGCCAGGCTAACGGATTATGTTTTTCTGTAAACGACCATATCAAACATCCGCCTTCATTAGTAAATATATTTAAAGAAATAGAAAGCGATTTAGACGTTGAATATCCTAAAAACGGGAATCTATTGAGATGGGCAAAACAAGGTGTGTTATTACTAAATGCTACACTAACTGTTAGAGCACATCAAGCTGGAAGTCATCAAAATAAAGGATGGGAGATCTTTACAGATACTGTTATAAAAATAATAAACGATAATAAAGAACATGTCGTTTTTTTACTTTGGGGCGGATATGCTAAAAAAAAGATAAAACTAATAAACACAAACAAACATCATGTTTTAACTAGTGGCCATCCATCACCCTTAAGTGCAAACAGAGGTTATTGGTTTGGCAACAAACATTTTAGCCAAACCAATAACGTTTTAAGTAGCGCTGGTTTAGATATTATAGAATGGTAA
- a CDS encoding 1,4-dihydroxy-2-naphthoyl-CoA synthase, whose protein sequence is MEQLNWEVVKEYEDITYKKCNGVARIAFNRPNVRNAFRPKTTSELYDAFYDANEDVNIGVVLLSAEGPSTKDGVWSFCSGGDQKARGKQGYVGEDGYHRLNILEVQRLIRFMPKAVIAVVPGWAVGGGHSLHVVCDLTLASKEHAIFKQTDADVTSFDGGYGSAYLAKMVGQKKAREIFFLGRNYSAQEAFEMGMVNAVVPHTELEATAYEWAQEILAKSPTSIKMLKFAMNLTDDGMVGQQVFAGEATRLAYMTEEAVEGRNAFLEKRKPNFVKKWIP, encoded by the coding sequence ATGGAACAATTAAATTGGGAAGTTGTTAAAGAATACGAAGATATTACCTATAAGAAATGTAATGGAGTAGCTCGTATTGCTTTTAACAGACCAAATGTGAGAAATGCATTCAGACCTAAAACTACAAGTGAATTATATGATGCTTTTTACGATGCAAATGAAGATGTAAATATTGGTGTGGTATTGCTATCTGCTGAAGGGCCCTCTACAAAAGATGGTGTATGGAGTTTTTGTTCTGGTGGCGACCAAAAGGCTAGAGGCAAACAAGGTTACGTAGGTGAAGATGGTTATCATAGACTAAATATTCTCGAAGTACAACGTTTAATTCGTTTTATGCCTAAAGCAGTAATAGCTGTTGTACCCGGTTGGGCTGTAGGTGGTGGTCATAGCTTGCATGTTGTTTGCGATTTAACTTTAGCTAGTAAAGAGCATGCTATTTTTAAACAAACAGATGCCGATGTTACGAGTTTCGATGGTGGTTATGGTTCTGCATATTTAGCGAAAATGGTGGGTCAGAAAAAAGCACGTGAAATATTTTTCTTAGGTCGTAATTACTCAGCACAAGAAGCGTTTGAGATGGGGATGGTAAACGCCGTTGTACCGCATACAGAATTAGAAGCTACAGCTTATGAATGGGCACAAGAAATATTAGCAAAGTCACCAACATCTATAAAAATGCTTAAATTCGCCATGAATTTAACCGATGATGGTATGGTAGGGCAACAAGTTTTTGCTGGTGAAGCTACCCGTTTAGCTTACATGACAGAAGAGGCTGTAGAGGGGCGTAATGCTTTCCTCGAAAAACGTAAGCCTAATTTTGTAAAAAAATGGATTCCTTAA
- the menA gene encoding 1,4-dihydroxy-2-naphthoate octaprenyltransferase: MNKFSVWISSMRLRTLPLSISGIILASSFAEYNGYFKWSIFVLAILTTLSFQILSNLANDYGDGLKGTDNNDRIGPERAIQTGKITPDEMFNAIKINILISIGLAFFLIFTAFGVKHFFLTLLFFIFGIASIASAVKYTVGTNAYGYKGLGDLYVFVFFGLVSVIGCYVLYAKTIDHIVFLPAITIGLLSVAVLNLNNMRDVISDEKSNKFTLVVKLGIEKAKRYHILIIITAIILSALYGILYYTSPFNLLYFIAYIPLIKHLKVVKNNKDSRLLDPELKKVALSTVLLAVLLGIGHLL; encoded by the coding sequence ATGAATAAATTTTCTGTTTGGATTTCAAGCATGCGTTTAAGAACGCTTCCTTTATCCATTTCTGGTATTATACTTGCCTCAAGTTTTGCTGAATATAACGGGTATTTTAAATGGTCTATTTTTGTTTTAGCCATATTAACAACCTTAAGTTTTCAAATATTATCTAATCTCGCAAACGATTATGGTGATGGTTTAAAAGGCACCGATAATAACGATAGAATAGGCCCAGAACGTGCCATTCAAACTGGCAAAATCACACCAGATGAGATGTTCAATGCCATTAAAATTAATATACTCATTTCAATTGGCTTAGCGTTTTTTTTAATTTTTACGGCTTTTGGAGTTAAACATTTTTTCCTAACCTTATTGTTTTTCATTTTTGGTATTGCTAGCATTGCTTCGGCAGTAAAATATACTGTTGGTACGAATGCTTACGGATACAAGGGGTTAGGAGATCTTTATGTTTTTGTTTTTTTCGGCTTGGTAAGTGTTATTGGTTGCTATGTTTTATATGCAAAAACCATCGATCATATCGTGTTTTTACCTGCAATTACTATTGGGTTATTAAGTGTAGCTGTTTTAAATTTAAACAACATGCGCGATGTTATTTCCGATGAAAAATCTAATAAATTTACATTGGTTGTTAAGTTGGGGATAGAAAAAGCAAAACGCTATCATATTTTAATAATAATTACCGCTATAATATTATCTGCTTTGTATGGCATTTTATATTACACCTCACCATTTAATTTATTATATTTTATCGCTTATATCCCATTAATAAAGCATTTGAAAGTTGTAAAAAACAACAAAGATTCCAGACTTTTAGATCCTGAATTAAAAAAAGTAGCACTTTCAACAGTGCTCTTGGCGGTGTTATTAGGAATAGGGCATTTGTTGTAA
- a CDS encoding metal-dependent hydrolase: MKITFYGHACIGITVNDVNILVDPYISANPKASHINIEAIKADYILLTHAHQDHTLDASAIAKRTNAIIISNFEIVAHYESLGYEGHPMNLGGSWDFEFGTVKYVNAIHTSSFADGTYGGQPGGFVIEGEHKNIYIAGDTALTLDMKLIPARTTLDLAILPIGDNFTMGIEDAIKASDFVKCDKVLGYHFDTFGYIEIDHEEAKRKFFDSGKDLMLLEIGESIEL; the protein is encoded by the coding sequence ATGAAAATTACATTTTACGGTCATGCTTGTATAGGAATTACTGTTAACGACGTTAATATTTTAGTCGATCCTTACATATCTGCCAATCCCAAAGCTTCACATATAAATATTGAAGCGATTAAAGCAGATTATATTTTATTAACGCACGCTCATCAAGACCATACTCTAGATGCTTCAGCCATAGCCAAACGAACCAATGCCATAATAATTTCAAATTTTGAAATTGTAGCGCATTACGAATCACTGGGCTACGAAGGGCATCCAATGAATTTAGGCGGTAGCTGGGATTTTGAATTTGGTACAGTAAAATATGTTAATGCGATTCATACATCATCTTTTGCCGATGGTACTTATGGCGGCCAACCTGGCGGATTTGTTATTGAAGGCGAACATAAAAATATTTATATAGCCGGAGATACAGCCCTTACTTTAGATATGAAATTAATTCCTGCCCGTACAACTTTAGATTTGGCTATTTTACCCATTGGCGATAATTTCACCATGGGAATTGAAGACGCTATCAAGGCAAGTGATTTCGTTAAGTGTGATAAAGTATTAGGTTATCATTTTGATACTTTTGGATATATTGAAATAGACCATGAAGAGGCTAAGCGTAAATTTTTTGATTCAGGAAAAGATTTAATGTTATTGGAAATTGGAGAAAGCATTGAATTATAA
- a CDS encoding o-succinylbenzoate synthase — protein sequence MTATYKKYILNFKQASGTSRGILKTKETWFIILKSGDQTGIGECGLFRGLSIDDRPDYEEKLQWVCNNINADFTKLLNELEAFPSIQIGLETAFLSLKGKTSFEIFPGLFSEGKESIIINGLIWMGSEAFMKQQIQEKIEAGFSCIKMKIGAIDFQTEINLLKSIRKQFSSKDIELRVDANGAFSVNEALEKLKILSDLDLHSIEQPIKQGQIEAMSNLCAQTPLPIALDEELIGVFSIEKKEALLQQIQPQYIILKPSLVGGFHGSDTWIALAEKNNIGWWITSALESNIGLNAIAQYTVTKNNNMPQGLGTGGLFTNNFESPLQVKNGTLQYNNNIIWNFNL from the coding sequence ATTACAGCTACCTATAAAAAATACATTTTAAATTTTAAACAGGCGAGTGGCACATCTCGTGGCATTTTAAAAACAAAAGAAACTTGGTTTATCATTTTAAAGTCGGGTGATCAAACTGGTATAGGTGAGTGTGGCTTATTTCGTGGTTTATCAATTGATGATCGTCCCGATTACGAAGAAAAATTACAATGGGTTTGTAATAATATAAACGCCGATTTTACTAAACTTTTAAATGAATTAGAAGCGTTTCCAAGCATTCAAATTGGATTAGAAACTGCCTTTTTATCTTTAAAAGGTAAAACATCATTTGAGATATTTCCCGGGTTGTTTTCTGAAGGAAAAGAATCTATTATTATAAACGGCCTTATTTGGATGGGGTCTGAAGCTTTCATGAAACAACAAATTCAAGAAAAAATTGAAGCTGGGTTTTCATGTATTAAAATGAAAATTGGTGCCATCGATTTTCAAACAGAAATCAATCTTTTAAAATCGATTAGAAAGCAATTCTCTTCCAAAGATATCGAGTTACGCGTTGATGCTAATGGTGCTTTTTCAGTGAACGAGGCTTTAGAAAAATTAAAAATTCTATCCGATTTAGATTTACATTCTATCGAACAGCCTATCAAACAAGGTCAAATAGAAGCCATGAGTAATTTATGTGCTCAAACACCATTACCTATTGCTTTAGATGAAGAATTAATTGGAGTGTTTTCAATAGAAAAAAAAGAAGCTTTGTTACAACAAATCCAACCACAATATATTATTTTAAAACCGAGTTTGGTTGGTGGGTTTCATGGGAGTGATACTTGGATTGCTCTTGCCGAAAAAAACAATATTGGATGGTGGATTACGAGTGCTCTAGAAAGCAACATAGGTTTAAATGCTATTGCACAATATACAGTTACAAAAAACAATAATATGCCTCAAGGACTGGGAACAGGTGGCTTATTTACCAATAATTTTGAGAGTCCGTTACAGGTGAAAAATGGAACTTTACAATACAATAATAACATTATCTGGAACTTTAACTTATAA
- a CDS encoding CPBP family intramembrane glutamic endopeptidase — MNYIQQAYKGKNELWMFILTSVLISGVFVLNFILYLFTSNEDMDKAYDLMKNIPSSISLIVNLLPFAILLILLFVLVKFMHERSILSLTTSRESVDWRRILFSFSLITSITIVTFGLSYYLDSSEIEIQFNPLKFAILLIISLILFPFQIGLEEYLFRGYFMQQIGIMVKNKWFPLIFTSVFFGVAHSANPEVAELGFITMIFYIGTGLLLGIMTLMDEGLELALGFHFGNNLLAALLITSDWSALKTDAIFKYTSEQANTTALEIILPVFIVYPIILFIMAKKYNWTNWKEKLFGNVVKLPKDNYKTIEEIGENDAQS; from the coding sequence ATGAATTATATTCAACAAGCTTACAAAGGAAAAAATGAACTATGGATGTTTATTTTAACCTCCGTTTTAATTTCTGGTGTTTTCGTGCTTAATTTCATTTTATATCTTTTTACATCCAATGAAGATATGGATAAGGCTTACGATTTAATGAAAAATATACCTTCAAGTATATCATTAATCGTCAATTTATTGCCTTTTGCTATTTTACTTATTTTGCTTTTTGTATTGGTAAAATTCATGCATGAGCGCAGTATTTTGTCGTTAACAACTTCTAGAGAATCAGTCGATTGGCGTAGAATATTATTTTCATTTTCGTTAATCACTTCTATAACCATTGTAACGTTTGGATTGTCGTATTACCTCGATTCATCAGAAATTGAAATTCAATTCAATCCTTTAAAATTTGCAATACTTTTAATTATTAGTTTGATTTTATTTCCGTTTCAAATTGGGTTAGAAGAATATTTATTTAGAGGTTATTTTATGCAACAAATAGGAATCATGGTTAAAAATAAATGGTTCCCATTAATTTTTACTTCGGTGTTTTTTGGTGTGGCGCATAGTGCCAATCCAGAAGTGGCAGAACTGGGCTTCATTACCATGATATTTTATATTGGTACAGGCTTACTTTTAGGGATTATGACTTTAATGGACGAAGGTTTAGAATTAGCTTTAGGGTTTCATTTTGGGAATAACTTATTGGCGGCTTTATTAATTACCTCCGATTGGTCTGCTTTAAAAACCGATGCCATTTTTAAGTACACCAGCGAGCAAGCAAATACAACGGCTTTAGAAATAATTTTACCTGTATTTATTGTTTATCCAATTATATTATTCATCATGGCGAAAAAATACAATTGGACAAATTGGAAGGAAAAATTATTTGGCAACGTTGTTAAACTTCCAAAAGATAATTACAAAACCATTGAAGAGATAGGTGAAAATGACGCTCAATCATAA
- a CDS encoding AMP-binding protein: protein MTLNHKYVHSKFKLNGFNYAIEDLKVLASNFLKSGSTNEKPIALFLENWFNDDDYIELKTSGSTGIPKDIKVKKQAMINSALATGTFFNLKPGNTALHCLPSQYIAGKMMLVRALVLGLEIDIIEPASHPQINQEKHYNFSAMVPLQIENVYKNCNNIDTIIVGGSPVSASLKSKLTTINTSVFETYGMTETVSHIALKKLTSSENYFKILPNVSISLDHRGCLVIDASLLNNDKIITNDLVKIHSETTFEWLGRYDNVVNSGGVKLFPEQIEAKLQNKIQNRFFIASQPDDTLGSKLILVIESDSNIVNDSVFSELSKFEKPKKIYAVKQFIETASGKIQRKKTLNLISF, encoded by the coding sequence ATGACGCTCAATCATAAATATGTTCATTCTAAATTCAAATTAAATGGTTTTAATTATGCAATTGAAGACCTAAAAGTCCTCGCTTCCAACTTTTTAAAATCAGGAAGCACTAACGAAAAACCAATCGCTTTATTTCTTGAAAATTGGTTTAATGACGATGATTATATAGAACTAAAAACTTCAGGTTCTACAGGAATACCAAAAGATATAAAAGTAAAAAAGCAAGCTATGATAAATTCGGCACTTGCTACCGGGACGTTTTTTAATTTAAAACCAGGTAACACAGCGTTACATTGTTTACCATCACAATATATTGCAGGTAAAATGATGCTCGTTCGGGCGCTTGTTTTAGGCTTAGAAATCGATATAATAGAACCCGCATCACATCCACAAATAAATCAAGAAAAACACTATAATTTTAGTGCTATGGTGCCTTTGCAAATTGAAAATGTGTATAAAAATTGCAATAATATAGATACTATTATTGTTGGAGGCAGTCCGGTGTCAGCATCTTTAAAATCTAAATTAACAACTATAAATACATCGGTTTTTGAGACCTATGGTATGACCGAAACCGTTTCTCATATAGCATTAAAAAAACTAACATCTTCAGAAAATTATTTTAAAATTTTACCCAATGTTAGTATTTCTCTGGACCATCGCGGTTGTTTAGTTATAGATGCATCATTATTAAATAATGATAAAATTATAACAAACGATCTTGTTAAAATACATTCTGAGACAACTTTCGAATGGCTAGGCCGCTACGATAATGTTGTAAATTCTGGAGGTGTAAAATTATTTCCAGAGCAAATTGAAGCTAAACTTCAAAATAAAATACAAAACCGATTTTTTATAGCATCGCAACCCGATGACACATTAGGCTCAAAGCTTATATTGGTTATTGAAAGTGACTCAAATATTGTAAACGACTCGGTATTTTCGGAATTATCGAAATTTGAAAAACCAAAAAAAATCTATGCTGTGAAGCAATTTATAGAAACGGCTTCCGGTAAAATACAGCGCAAAAAAACATTAAATCTTATTTCATTTTAA
- the sppA gene encoding signal peptide peptidase SppA, translating to MNFIKRVLSTVTGIFVFLFICFGLLLVFGLIFGSSSDDVVTVKSNSILDLKLDFPIDDYAGKIEFEKFEFLNESNKNGLFNLIDAINYAATDDKIKGITIENNFIQAGISQTKALRDALIKFKASGKFITAYADIYSQKDYYLSSVADTIFINPAGMMEFKGLYSEQLYYKDFQEKSGLKMEVVRFGKYKSAVEPFLENEMSDANREQVESFLNSIWSEIKFEIGKSRHISEARLNTIADSLLARTPNLAKSAQLVDKIAYYDEYVNGLKKAVNISESEDLNIISIKDYAEHAATNLLADYSKNKIAVIYAEGEIIYGEGDKGLVGQGVINTSLKKARDDKNIKAIVLRINSPGGSALASELIWREIELTKKVKPVIVSMGNLAASGGYYIACNADKIIAEPTTITGSIGVFGMLPNASGMAKDLGINAEQVVTNKNAVTYSFFEPLNDTQREFIKEGIIDIYDMFTSRVAQGRNMKQDAVKDIAQGRVWTGAEAVKIGLVDELGGLDLALEHAAKAANITEYNIKELPVFKKDLEKILNSLGIAKAKEDVLKEELGEANYLIFKEIKSLSQKKGVQLLFPYSTDIK from the coding sequence ATGAATTTTATTAAACGTGTCTTATCTACTGTAACAGGAATTTTTGTTTTCTTGTTCATTTGCTTCGGTTTATTATTGGTTTTTGGGCTTATTTTTGGTTCTTCTTCTGATGATGTTGTTACTGTAAAATCTAATTCTATACTCGATTTGAAATTAGATTTCCCAATTGATGATTATGCAGGGAAAATTGAATTTGAAAAATTCGAATTCTTAAATGAATCCAATAAAAACGGATTATTCAATTTAATTGATGCTATTAATTATGCCGCAACCGACGATAAAATTAAAGGTATTACAATTGAAAACAATTTTATTCAAGCGGGCATTTCGCAAACAAAAGCATTACGTGACGCCTTAATTAAGTTTAAAGCATCAGGGAAATTTATTACCGCTTACGCCGATATTTATTCTCAAAAAGACTATTATTTAAGTTCGGTTGCAGATACCATTTTTATTAATCCTGCAGGAATGATGGAATTTAAAGGTTTGTATTCAGAACAATTATACTATAAAGATTTTCAAGAAAAATCGGGATTAAAAATGGAAGTTGTTCGCTTCGGAAAGTATAAAAGTGCGGTAGAACCTTTTCTTGAAAATGAAATGAGCGATGCCAACAGAGAACAAGTTGAAAGTTTTTTAAATTCTATTTGGAGTGAAATTAAATTTGAAATAGGAAAAAGCAGACATATTTCTGAAGCCCGATTAAATACCATTGCCGATAGTCTTTTAGCCCGCACACCCAATTTGGCCAAATCGGCTCAGCTCGTAGATAAAATTGCTTATTACGATGAATACGTAAACGGATTAAAAAAAGCAGTCAATATTTCAGAGTCTGAAGATTTAAATATAATTTCTATTAAAGATTATGCAGAACATGCAGCTACTAATTTACTGGCCGATTACAGTAAAAACAAAATAGCCGTTATTTATGCAGAAGGTGAAATAATTTATGGTGAAGGAGACAAAGGTCTTGTTGGGCAAGGTGTTATAAATACCTCGTTAAAAAAAGCTCGAGACGACAAAAACATTAAAGCGATTGTTTTAAGAATTAATTCACCAGGAGGTAGTGCTTTGGCAAGTGAACTCATTTGGAGAGAAATTGAACTGACTAAAAAAGTGAAGCCCGTTATTGTATCTATGGGGAATTTAGCAGCTTCTGGCGGTTATTATATTGCTTGTAATGCCGACAAAATTATTGCAGAACCAACAACCATTACGGGTAGTATTGGTGTTTTTGGAATGCTACCAAATGCCAGTGGTATGGCTAAAGATTTAGGGATAAACGCCGAGCAAGTAGTTACCAACAAAAACGCAGTAACGTACAGTTTCTTCGAACCTTTAAATGATACGCAACGCGAATTTATTAAAGAGGGAATTATCGATATTTACGACATGTTTACCTCGCGTGTTGCTCAAGGAAGAAACATGAAACAGGATGCTGTTAAGGACATTGCTCAAGGTCGTGTTTGGACGGGTGCTGAAGCTGTAAAAATTGGATTGGTAGATGAATTAGGTGGTTTAGATTTAGCTCTAGAACACGCAGCCAAAGCCGCTAATATAACAGAGTACAACATAAAAGAATTGCCGGTTTTCAAAAAAGATTTAGAAAAGATTTTAAATAGTTTAGGTATTGCCAAGGCTAAAGAAGATGTTTTAAAAGAAGAATTGGGCGAAGCTAATTACCTTATTTTTAAAGAAATAAAATCGCTGTCACAGAAAAAAGGTGTTCAACTACTTTTTCCATATAGTACAGATATAAAGTAA
- a CDS encoding acyl-CoA carboxylase subunit beta yields the protein MDLNFNKNEDHNKLLLSELNKRLSKVYLGGGKSSIEKLHAKGKLTARERIDYLLDDNKKSIEIATFAGEDMYESHGGCPSAGVVVKIGYVKGKQCIVVANDATVKAGAWFPITAKKNLRAQEIAIENKLPIIYLVDSAGVYLPLQDEIFPDKEHFGRIFRNNAIMSSMGITQIAAVMGSCVAGGAYLPIMSDEALIVDKTGSIFLAGSYLVKAAIGETIDNETLGGATTHCEISGVTDYKAKDDKDALDTIKNIIDKIGDFDKAGFNRVESVKPKENPQDIYGILPKSRADQYDMYEIIKRLVDNSEFDEYKAGYGKTIITCYARIDGWAVGIVANQRKLVKTKQGEMQFGGVIYNDSADKATRFIANCNQKKIPLVFLQDVTGFMVGSKSEHGGIIKDGAKMVNAVSNSVVPKFTVIIGNSYGAGNYAMCGKAYDPRLIVAWPSAELAVMSGNSAAKVLLQIEKASLEKKGEKITKEKEEALYNKIKTRYDNQVSPYYAASRIWTDGIINPLDTRTWISMGIEAANHAPIEKPFNLGVIQV from the coding sequence ATGGATTTAAACTTCAATAAAAACGAAGATCACAATAAATTACTCCTATCAGAACTCAATAAACGTTTATCAAAAGTCTATTTAGGTGGCGGAAAATCGAGCATAGAAAAATTACATGCCAAAGGAAAACTAACAGCCCGTGAACGCATAGACTATTTGTTAGATGATAATAAAAAATCGATTGAAATTGCCACGTTTGCAGGTGAAGATATGTACGAATCGCATGGTGGTTGCCCATCTGCTGGAGTGGTTGTAAAAATTGGCTATGTTAAAGGTAAGCAATGTATTGTTGTTGCCAATGATGCTACCGTTAAGGCCGGCGCTTGGTTTCCTATAACGGCTAAAAAGAATTTAAGAGCTCAAGAAATTGCCATAGAAAATAAATTACCCATTATTTATTTAGTTGATAGCGCCGGAGTGTATTTGCCTTTACAAGACGAAATTTTCCCCGATAAGGAACATTTCGGACGTATTTTTAGAAACAACGCCATTATGAGTAGTATGGGAATTACGCAAATAGCTGCAGTTATGGGTAGTTGTGTAGCCGGTGGTGCATATTTACCAATTATGAGCGATGAAGCTTTAATTGTAGATAAAACCGGAAGTATCTTTTTAGCAGGAAGCTATTTAGTAAAAGCAGCTATTGGAGAAACTATTGATAATGAAACGCTTGGAGGCGCCACAACACATTGTGAAATTTCTGGAGTTACCGATTATAAGGCTAAAGATGATAAAGATGCTTTAGACACCATTAAAAATATTATTGATAAAATTGGTGATTTTGATAAGGCTGGATTTAATCGTGTAGAAAGTGTAAAGCCCAAGGAGAATCCGCAGGATATTTATGGCATACTTCCAAAATCGAGAGCCGACCAATACGACATGTATGAGATTATAAAACGCTTAGTTGACAACTCTGAGTTTGACGAATACAAAGCTGGCTATGGTAAGACCATTATAACCTGTTATGCAAGAATTGATGGTTGGGCTGTTGGCATCGTTGCAAATCAACGTAAGTTAGTAAAAACCAAACAGGGCGAAATGCAATTTGGCGGCGTTATTTATAACGACAGCGCCGATAAAGCCACGCGTTTTATAGCCAATTGTAATCAGAAAAAAATACCGTTAGTTTTTTTACAAGATGTTACAGGATTCATGGTAGGTAGCAAAAGTGAACATGGCGGCATTATAAAAGATGGTGCTAAAATGGTAAATGCGGTTAGTAATTCGGTGGTCCCTAAATTCACAGTTATTATTGGTAATAGTTATGGTGCCGGTAATTATGCTATGTGTGGTAAAGCCTACGATCCCAGATTAATTGTTGCATGGCCAAGCGCAGAACTTGCTGTAATGAGTGGTAATAGCGCAGCAAAAGTATTGCTACAAATAGAAAAAGCTTCTTTAGAAAAGAAGGGCGAAAAAATAACTAAAGAAAAAGAAGAAGCACTTTATAATAAAATTAAAACACGTTACGACAATCAGGTTTCTCCGTATTATGCCGCCTCAAGAATTTGGACCGACGGCATTATAAATCCATTAGACACTAGAACCTGGATTAGTATGGGAATTGAGGCAGCCAACCACGCTCCCATCGAGAAACCTTTCAACTTAGGTGTTATACAAGTTTAA
- a CDS encoding NADPH-dependent FMN reductase, giving the protein MKNIIAFAGSNSKNSINKQLAIYAAGLVENVNVNVLDLNDFEFPLYGIDLENEKGIPETAHKFLNILKETDGIVLSLAEHNGTYATVFKNLFDWLTRIEGKMFFDKPMLLMATSPGGRGGLTALEIAKGRFPFHDGNIIETFSLPFFGDNFKDGKIINEDLDTQLKNAVKQYQKAL; this is encoded by the coding sequence ATGAAAAATATTATTGCTTTTGCAGGATCAAACAGTAAGAATTCAATTAATAAACAATTAGCTATCTATGCTGCTGGTTTAGTAGAAAACGTAAATGTAAATGTATTAGATTTAAACGATTTTGAATTCCCTTTGTATGGTATCGATTTAGAAAATGAAAAAGGAATTCCAGAAACCGCACATAAATTTTTAAACATTTTAAAAGAAACAGATGGTATTGTTTTATCGTTAGCCGAGCACAACGGAACGTATGCTACCGTATTTAAAAATCTTTTCGATTGGTTAACAAGAATTGAAGGGAAAATGTTTTTTGATAAACCTATGCTACTTATGGCAACATCTCCAGGTGGACGCGGTGGTTTAACAGCATTAGAAATTGCTAAAGGACGTTTCCCTTTTCATGATGGAAACATTATTGAGACCTTTTCTTTACCATTTTTTGGTGATAATTTCAAAGATGGGAAAATTATTAATGAGGATTTAGATACTCAACTAAAAAACGCTGTTAAGCAATACCAAAAGGCTTTATAA
- a CDS encoding GNAT family N-acetyltransferase, with product MDIQQADNGKKGKFFVEINGKPEAEMTYVYAGKHTIIIDHTALNDALRGEGVGYKLVEAAVSFARETELKINPLCPFAHAAFKKHAEYQDVLIK from the coding sequence ATGGATATTCAGCAAGCAGACAACGGTAAAAAAGGTAAGTTTTTTGTTGAAATTAACGGAAAACCTGAAGCCGAAATGACCTATGTATATGCAGGAAAACACACTATAATTATAGACCATACCGCTTTAAACGATGCGTTAAGAGGGGAAGGTGTTGGATATAAATTAGTGGAGGCTGCTGTTTCATTTGCTCGCGAAACTGAGTTAAAGATTAACCCGTTGTGTCCGTTTGCTCATGCTGCTTTCAAGAAGCACGCAGAATATCAGGATGTACTTATAAAATAA